The Achromobacter deleyi genome has a window encoding:
- the arsA gene encoding arsenical pump-driving ATPase, whose protein sequence is MKFLDETPRFMFFTGKGGVGKTSLACATAVTLAEQGARVLLVSTDPASNVGQVFNTEIGNRVTAIEAVRNLSALEIDPQGAAQQYRNRIVDPVRGVLPDDVVRGIEESLSGACTTEIAAFDEFTSLLTDANLTLDFDHVIFDTAPTGHTIRLLQLPGAWSNFLEAGQGDASCLGPLAGLEKQRTQYREAVAALADSRRTRLVLVARAQRATLDEAARTSQELADIGLSQQHLVINGVLPAAAVEHDALAAAVYEREQAAIAAIPPRLAALPQDQVTLKAFNIVGLDSLRMLLSDKTVVAPDAGNGVSPAIEAPDLASIVEDIAADGHGLVMVMGKGGVGKTTLAAAVAVELAERGFPVHLTTSDPAAHLARTLEGTLPHLTVSRIDPHTETERYRQHVLATKGAKLDAEGRALLEEDLRSPCTEEIAVFGAFSRIIREANTKFVIMDTAPTGHTLLLLDATGAYHREIARQMSGSNVHYTTPMMQLQDPAQTKVLLVTLAETTPVLEAANLQEDLRRAGIEPWAWLINNSIAAAGPSTPLLRQRARNELSEIKTVAQRHARRYAVVPLLKSEPVGIHRLRELTGYHAEAAADLRSS, encoded by the coding sequence ATGAAGTTCCTGGACGAAACACCCAGGTTTATGTTTTTCACGGGCAAAGGCGGGGTTGGGAAGACTTCGCTCGCCTGCGCTACTGCCGTCACGTTAGCGGAGCAGGGCGCGCGAGTGTTGCTCGTTAGTACCGACCCAGCCTCGAATGTCGGCCAAGTGTTCAATACAGAAATCGGCAATCGCGTCACGGCTATTGAGGCGGTTCGCAACCTTTCGGCCCTGGAGATCGATCCTCAAGGTGCTGCACAACAGTACCGCAATCGCATCGTTGATCCCGTGCGCGGCGTATTGCCAGACGACGTCGTGCGGGGAATCGAAGAATCTTTGTCCGGCGCCTGCACAACAGAAATTGCAGCATTCGATGAGTTCACATCACTGCTGACTGATGCGAATCTGACATTGGATTTTGATCATGTGATCTTCGATACTGCTCCGACAGGACATACCATCCGTTTGCTCCAGTTGCCTGGAGCTTGGAGCAACTTTCTGGAAGCGGGCCAAGGCGATGCGTCATGCCTTGGTCCCTTGGCAGGTCTGGAAAAGCAGCGCACCCAATATCGGGAGGCCGTCGCTGCACTCGCAGATTCACGCCGCACCCGATTGGTCCTCGTCGCGCGTGCCCAGCGGGCAACGCTGGACGAAGCGGCACGGACCAGTCAAGAGCTGGCGGACATAGGGCTTTCGCAGCAGCACCTGGTGATCAACGGCGTCCTGCCCGCCGCAGCCGTCGAGCATGACGCCCTGGCGGCAGCTGTTTACGAGCGCGAACAGGCTGCTATTGCCGCCATTCCGCCGCGGCTGGCTGCGTTGCCTCAGGACCAGGTGACACTAAAAGCGTTCAACATCGTGGGTTTGGACTCATTGCGAATGCTCCTTAGCGACAAGACCGTGGTCGCGCCTGATGCGGGCAACGGAGTCTCGCCCGCGATTGAGGCCCCCGATCTGGCATCCATCGTCGAAGACATTGCAGCCGATGGGCATGGCTTGGTCATGGTCATGGGGAAGGGTGGAGTGGGGAAGACCACCTTGGCGGCAGCCGTGGCCGTCGAACTCGCGGAACGCGGTTTCCCGGTTCATCTCACCACCTCAGATCCCGCTGCACACTTGGCCCGCACATTGGAAGGCACGTTGCCCCATCTAACGGTAAGCCGAATCGACCCACACACTGAAACCGAACGATATCGACAGCATGTGTTGGCCACGAAAGGGGCAAAGCTGGATGCGGAGGGCAGGGCCTTGTTGGAAGAGGATCTGCGCTCTCCCTGCACCGAAGAGATAGCGGTGTTCGGCGCTTTCTCTCGGATCATCCGCGAGGCAAACACCAAATTTGTCATCATGGACACCGCGCCGACAGGCCATACATTGCTGCTCTTGGACGCAACGGGTGCCTATCATCGCGAGATTGCGCGCCAGATGTCGGGTAGCAATGTCCACTACACCACGCCGATGATGCAGTTGCAGGACCCGGCACAGACAAAGGTCTTACTTGTCACGCTCGCAGAGACGACACCAGTGCTAGAAGCCGCAAATCTCCAGGAAGATCTCCGGCGCGCCGGCATTGAACCCTGGGCATGGTTAATCAACAACAGCATTGCCGCGGCCGGACCGAGTACGCCATTGCTGCGTCAGCGCGCGCGAAATGAGCTCAGCGAAATCAAGACCGTCGCTCAACGCCATGCCAGACGGTACGCCGTAGTTCCCTTGCTGAAAAGCGAGCCAGTCGGCATCCACCGTCTCCGCGAGTTGACGGGATACCACGCTGAAGCCGCGGCGGATCTGCGATCTTCCTGA
- a CDS encoding RES domain-containing protein, producing the protein MAIDYVPIQYLCELIKKQGWDGVVYRSSVGTGMNMALFDPNHAVGRGVMQKWASQVNVVVD; encoded by the coding sequence GTGGCGATCGACTATGTGCCAATCCAGTATTTGTGTGAGCTCATAAAAAAGCAGGGCTGGGACGGAGTGGTGTACCGGAGCTCGGTTGGAACTGGCATGAACATGGCTTTGTTCGATCCGAATCACGCAGTCGGTCGGGGTGTCATGCAGAAGTGGGCGTCCCAAGTGAACGTGGTTGTCGACTGA
- a CDS encoding cellulose biosynthesis cyclic di-GMP-binding regulatory protein BcsB — translation MSSSIRTPATRVLNRAMIAAGLLIPVVAIASPASDALRRQQADSWVSRSTALSDLGITAPVVLDNGDSRHDFYLPVPKGVVLDNAAITFDARYLKGESGRTNLVLSVDGQPVSAENIADGSGLVNRNIPVQARARSNGFVRLGVDWHSNVGLRQCESNRSTANALTILPESRLTYRYDSASVSNLDDAWSTLPGSPTLLVASNSLEKQTFDSAWRIGVALERSGKRVIVKAFPSVGDEIDTRALSVPGGLAPLPAFAGLAGHEHHKIANAAEIGALLVLNAPAVAGDVVIADPALRGKLNEALDALKSQLAADADALEAFNAWRQERAPLAASDLQARQIRLTSLGKQPVIAIAPDAGAQAAGVFDAYWRRILSSRQVTVQTATPPNLEDRQAVRLMALGGSSDSFDVVAKGDWTANFALSAVSVDGRMPAELVIDVASAPGASSTRPVASVFWNGILLGAKQLDADGRAERITARVPGYVLGVNNSVRVSFQRQPVSVDCNEVPQGYPVNVLPSSHVKPGDAEPDGTFVGLLPLMAGSPQLIVPESYLAAAPDNIKRVIGIASASGLSPTRAELTVAAAGQPVKPSKPFLSMEVALDGFKPKVLVTDNTQLRIDGKDTPWLDITGLQRLSTAEVARSSDQHGMLWNALGKQTGTLDQPFVLNRGNVAIIGPNGPVAWIDSSNPDASQPPGAGESAFFEWRRYISWGVPAISFALLAFLLILILALRASRKNRKSH, via the coding sequence ATGTCATCGTCTATTCGCACACCCGCCACGCGCGTCCTCAATCGCGCCATGATTGCGGCCGGTTTGCTCATTCCCGTGGTGGCCATTGCCAGTCCGGCCAGCGACGCCTTGCGCCGTCAGCAAGCCGACTCCTGGGTGTCGCGCAGCACGGCCTTGTCGGACCTGGGCATTACGGCGCCTGTTGTCCTGGACAATGGCGATTCGCGCCACGACTTCTACCTGCCGGTTCCCAAAGGTGTGGTTCTGGACAACGCGGCAATCACGTTTGACGCCAGGTACTTGAAAGGCGAGTCCGGCCGCACCAACCTGGTGTTGTCGGTGGATGGGCAACCGGTCTCCGCCGAGAATATCGCCGACGGCAGCGGCCTTGTGAACCGCAATATTCCCGTGCAGGCGCGTGCTCGCTCCAATGGCTTCGTGCGCCTGGGCGTGGACTGGCACTCGAACGTTGGCCTGCGCCAGTGCGAAAGCAACCGCTCCACCGCTAATGCGCTGACCATCCTGCCGGAAAGCCGACTGACCTACCGTTACGACAGCGCGTCTGTCAGCAATCTGGATGATGCCTGGAGCACCCTCCCCGGCTCGCCCACCCTGTTGGTGGCCAGCAATAGCCTGGAAAAGCAGACCTTCGACAGCGCTTGGCGCATCGGTGTGGCGCTTGAACGGAGTGGCAAGCGCGTCATAGTGAAAGCCTTCCCGTCCGTGGGCGACGAGATCGATACGCGCGCGCTGAGCGTGCCTGGCGGGCTGGCCCCGCTACCGGCGTTCGCCGGTTTGGCCGGTCACGAGCACCACAAGATCGCGAACGCCGCCGAGATCGGCGCGCTGCTGGTGCTCAATGCCCCGGCGGTCGCGGGCGACGTGGTCATCGCGGACCCTGCCCTGCGCGGCAAGCTGAACGAAGCACTGGACGCGCTGAAGAGCCAGTTGGCCGCCGATGCCGACGCGCTGGAAGCATTCAATGCATGGCGCCAGGAACGTGCCCCCTTGGCAGCCTCCGATTTGCAAGCCAGGCAGATCCGCCTGACGTCGCTGGGCAAGCAGCCCGTCATTGCCATCGCGCCAGATGCCGGTGCGCAAGCGGCTGGCGTGTTCGACGCCTACTGGCGCCGGATCCTGAGCTCGCGCCAAGTGACGGTGCAAACCGCCACCCCTCCCAATCTGGAAGACCGTCAGGCGGTGCGCCTGATGGCGCTGGGCGGCTCGTCGGATAGCTTCGACGTGGTGGCCAAGGGCGATTGGACCGCCAATTTCGCCCTTAGCGCGGTCTCGGTGGACGGACGCATGCCCGCCGAGCTGGTGATTGACGTGGCTTCGGCGCCGGGAGCCTCGAGCACCCGGCCAGTCGCCTCGGTGTTCTGGAACGGGATTCTGCTGGGCGCCAAGCAGCTTGATGCCGATGGCCGCGCCGAGCGCATCACCGCCCGCGTGCCCGGCTATGTCCTGGGCGTGAACAACTCGGTGCGCGTTTCCTTCCAGCGCCAGCCTGTGTCGGTGGATTGCAATGAGGTGCCGCAAGGCTACCCGGTCAATGTGTTGCCCTCCAGCCATGTCAAACCAGGCGATGCGGAACCCGATGGCACGTTCGTCGGCCTGCTCCCCCTGATGGCTGGCTCGCCGCAACTGATCGTGCCCGAAAGCTACCTGGCCGCTGCCCCCGACAACATCAAGCGGGTGATTGGCATTGCTTCGGCAAGCGGCCTGTCGCCCACACGGGCCGAACTGACGGTGGCCGCCGCCGGCCAGCCTGTCAAGCCTTCCAAGCCTTTCCTTTCCATGGAAGTGGCGCTTGACGGCTTCAAGCCCAAGGTGCTTGTGACCGACAACACGCAACTGCGCATCGACGGCAAGGACACCCCCTGGCTGGATATCACAGGCCTGCAGCGCCTGAGCACCGCGGAAGTCGCCCGATCGTCCGACCAACACGGCATGCTCTGGAACGCGTTGGGCAAGCAGACCGGTACCCTGGACCAGCCGTTCGTCCTGAACCGGGGCAACGTGGCCATCATCGGCCCCAACGGTCCGGTGGCCTGGATAGACAGCTCGAACCCGGATGCCAGCCAGCCCCCCGGTGCGGGAGAGAGCGCGTTCTTTGAATGGCGCCGCTATATCTCGTGGGGCGTGCCGGCGATCAGCTTCGCATTGCTTGCCTTCCTGCTGATCCTGATTCTTGCGCTGCGCGCCAGCCGCAAGAACCGCAAGAGCCACTAA
- a CDS encoding arsenate reductase ArsC, whose protein sequence is MTDKVYNVLFLCTGNSARSIMAEALLNSLGKGRFHAYSAGSHPGGQVNPFAIEKVQVLNYPLESLRSKSWDEFASPDAPQMDFIITVCDNAAGEVCPVWPGQPISAHWGFEDPAAAVGTDDEKRRVFEKVFRQISARINIFANLPIAALDKAAIHRELQQIGEHPATA, encoded by the coding sequence ATGACTGACAAGGTCTACAACGTTTTATTCCTGTGCACTGGCAATTCGGCGCGCAGCATCATGGCCGAAGCGCTGCTCAATTCATTGGGGAAGGGCCGATTTCATGCATATAGCGCTGGCAGCCATCCCGGCGGCCAGGTGAACCCGTTCGCTATCGAGAAAGTTCAAGTCCTGAACTATCCGCTGGAAAGTCTGCGCAGCAAGAGCTGGGACGAGTTTGCCAGCCCCGACGCGCCGCAAATGGACTTCATCATCACCGTCTGCGATAACGCTGCGGGCGAGGTGTGCCCAGTCTGGCCTGGTCAGCCGATCTCGGCCCATTGGGGGTTTGAGGATCCGGCGGCCGCCGTTGGGACCGACGACGAAAAGCGCCGCGTTTTTGAGAAGGTCTTCCGACAGATCTCTGCGCGAATCAATATTTTTGCGAACTTGCCCATCGCGGCGCTAGACAAGGCAGCCATTCACCGTGAATTGCAGCAAATAGGCGAGCATCCGGCCACCGCGTAG
- a CDS encoding type II toxin-antitoxin system HipA family toxin produces the protein MSSTLQICHGTARIGHMAYTSEECAYLAEEHPIVASPSPIALQYARSTKGALPPFLEVSLPEGHMRRAMLGRMERRGEPGDFALLRAVGGNMIGLVRAADSQALAPRANDELRLNVVQALQMEEGELLDLAFGSGKAWPGVSGGFMKLLVTSPAAPQVGRDRHWIVKLADRDRPGLCAIEHFGMCAARSMGLEVPQTIISDDYSRFMVERFDFDSRAERLGFVDMCAISGLPATEKYASSAERIVGMLDAACGSTAAASSLEKFFAQYLLASVIRNGDAHLKNFGLLYGQGRPAALSPVYDMLSMAVYAPKRNDGDADDGMALTLNGSRRWPTPVMLSGLARRCRVSHEREAVWIDRLVRALVDNAKEVTKKKTQEGLAPAGREAVARMLELWAIGLGSYSSTAAKLVREISREAMVH, from the coding sequence ATGAGCAGTACGCTACAGATCTGCCACGGGACGGCAAGAATTGGCCATATGGCGTACACAAGTGAGGAGTGCGCGTACCTTGCGGAGGAGCACCCTATCGTTGCTTCACCGTCCCCAATAGCCTTGCAGTACGCGCGTTCAACAAAGGGGGCACTGCCGCCATTCCTCGAAGTTTCATTGCCTGAAGGACACATGAGGCGCGCTATGCTGGGGCGTATGGAGAGGAGGGGAGAGCCGGGCGATTTTGCATTGCTACGCGCCGTGGGCGGCAACATGATCGGCCTGGTCCGGGCGGCCGACTCCCAAGCACTTGCTCCGCGGGCGAACGATGAACTGCGGTTGAACGTCGTCCAGGCGCTTCAAATGGAAGAGGGCGAACTTCTAGACCTGGCATTCGGATCGGGAAAGGCGTGGCCTGGCGTCTCTGGCGGTTTTATGAAGCTTTTAGTCACTAGCCCTGCAGCGCCGCAGGTCGGTCGAGACCGTCATTGGATCGTCAAGCTAGCAGACCGCGATCGTCCCGGCCTGTGCGCAATTGAACATTTCGGTATGTGCGCGGCACGATCGATGGGACTCGAAGTTCCGCAGACCATCATCTCGGATGACTACTCGCGCTTCATGGTCGAGCGGTTCGACTTTGACTCCAGAGCCGAGCGACTTGGCTTCGTAGATATGTGCGCGATCAGTGGCTTGCCAGCAACCGAAAAGTACGCCAGTTCAGCCGAACGAATCGTAGGGATGCTTGACGCGGCTTGTGGTTCGACGGCAGCAGCATCCAGCCTAGAAAAGTTCTTTGCTCAGTACTTACTGGCTAGCGTCATCCGGAACGGAGATGCGCACCTCAAGAACTTTGGGTTGTTGTACGGACAGGGCCGTCCAGCAGCTCTTTCGCCTGTTTACGACATGCTTAGCATGGCGGTTTATGCGCCAAAGCGTAATGACGGTGATGCCGATGATGGAATGGCGTTGACTCTCAATGGAAGCCGTCGGTGGCCCACGCCAGTGATGCTCAGCGGCTTAGCTCGACGCTGCAGAGTGTCGCACGAACGCGAAGCAGTTTGGATTGATCGCCTAGTGAGAGCGCTTGTAGACAACGCGAAAGAAGTAACCAAAAAAAAGACACAGGAAGGCCTGGCCCCCGCTGGAAGGGAGGCTGTTGCCAGGATGTTGGAGCTTTGGGCCATCGGTCTAGGGTCTTACAGCTCAACAGCAGCCAAACTTGTTCGAGAGATTTCTCGGGAGGCTATGGTGCATTAG
- a CDS encoding ArsR/SmtB family transcription factor, whose product MEMKDAVKALAAIGHESRLTVYRLLVQAGPAGLPAGQLAEKTGIPPSSLSFHLKELVHAGLLASRQEGRFVIYEARFESMAELLAYLTDNCCGGEPCAPTNIAACPSPASARARRSRTSLEESTS is encoded by the coding sequence ATGGAAATGAAAGACGCTGTTAAAGCCCTAGCTGCGATTGGTCATGAGTCGCGCCTGACCGTCTACCGCCTCTTGGTCCAGGCCGGCCCCGCGGGTTTGCCTGCGGGCCAACTCGCCGAAAAGACGGGGATTCCCCCATCGTCACTCTCTTTTCATTTGAAGGAGTTGGTGCACGCCGGCTTATTGGCCTCGCGGCAAGAGGGCAGATTCGTCATCTATGAAGCTCGATTCGAATCTATGGCTGAACTCCTTGCCTATCTGACTGACAACTGCTGCGGTGGCGAACCGTGCGCACCTACAAACATTGCCGCGTGCCCATCGCCCGCATCTGCTCGCGCTCGGCGCTCTAGAACCTCTCTTGAGGAGTCCACATCATGA
- the pstB gene encoding phosphate ABC transporter ATP-binding protein PstB: MTEFALPPSLLGATAAGAMAARSAPLADPATTPQPKVVTRDLCFYYKGAQALKNVNIELAGNRVTALIGPSGCGKSTLLRIFNRIYAIYPGLEARGEVLLDNQNILDSQYSINRLRSKVGMVFQKPVPFPMSIYDNVAYAIKHYERLPKAEMDARVEAALRNAALWDEVKDKLNQNALGLSGGQQQRLCIARAIALRPEVLLLDEPTSALDPISTAKIEQLIAELKKDYTVLIVTHNMQQAARCSDYTGFMCAGELVEMSRTDDLFTKPKREQTSDYITGRFG, translated from the coding sequence ATGACTGAATTTGCTCTTCCGCCCTCACTACTTGGGGCTACTGCGGCCGGAGCTATGGCTGCGCGCAGCGCACCCTTGGCGGATCCCGCCACCACGCCGCAACCGAAAGTAGTGACTAGGGATCTATGCTTCTACTACAAGGGCGCGCAGGCGCTCAAGAACGTCAACATTGAACTTGCCGGTAATCGTGTGACCGCACTTATTGGACCTTCTGGTTGCGGAAAGTCCACGCTCCTGCGCATCTTCAACCGGATCTATGCGATCTACCCCGGGTTAGAGGCCCGGGGGGAGGTCCTGCTGGACAATCAGAACATCCTCGATTCGCAGTACTCGATAAATCGCCTGCGCAGCAAGGTCGGAATGGTGTTTCAAAAGCCAGTCCCATTTCCGATGTCCATCTATGACAACGTCGCATACGCAATCAAGCACTATGAGCGTTTACCAAAAGCTGAGATGGATGCGCGCGTGGAAGCTGCGTTGCGAAACGCGGCTCTCTGGGACGAGGTGAAGGACAAGCTGAACCAGAATGCGCTAGGCCTGTCCGGCGGCCAGCAACAACGGCTCTGCATTGCACGCGCAATTGCTCTGCGGCCGGAGGTATTGTTGCTCGACGAACCGACATCGGCGCTAGACCCCATCTCCACCGCAAAAATAGAACAGTTGATCGCCGAGTTGAAGAAGGACTACACCGTGCTAATTGTGACCCACAACATGCAGCAGGCGGCGCGGTGCTCCGACTACACAGGCTTCATGTGCGCAGGTGAGCTTGTGGAGATGAGCAGAACTGACGACCTGTTCACCAAGCCCAAGCGCGAACAGACCTCTGACTACATCACCGGACGATTTGGCTAG
- the arsD gene encoding arsenite efflux transporter metallochaperone ArsD — protein MKTIRIFDPALCCSTGVCGTDIDQALVTCAADIDWAKRQGARIERLNLAQQPLEFAQNAVVSAFLARSGADSLPLTLIDDEIALAGRYPTRSELSRWAGINGESTSKGQSTCCGGNRSC, from the coding sequence ATGAAAACCATACGAATCTTCGATCCGGCGTTGTGCTGCAGCACTGGCGTCTGCGGCACCGACATAGATCAAGCTCTGGTCACGTGCGCAGCGGACATTGATTGGGCGAAGCGACAAGGAGCCCGCATCGAGCGCCTGAACTTGGCTCAGCAGCCCCTGGAGTTCGCCCAAAACGCTGTCGTGAGCGCATTTCTCGCGCGCTCGGGAGCAGACTCCCTTCCATTGACACTGATCGACGATGAGATCGCGCTGGCCGGTAGATATCCGACGCGTAGCGAACTCTCGCGCTGGGCCGGTATCAACGGTGAGTCCACCTCCAAGGGGCAATCAACATGCTGCGGTGGAAATAGAAGCTGCTAA
- a CDS encoding arsenic transporter produces MLLAAIAIFVLTLILVIWQPRGLGIGWSASLGAGLALLAGVVQMSDIPVVWNIVWNATATFIAVIIISLLLDEAGFFEWAALHVARWGKGHGRALFALIVLLGAAVAALFANDGAALILTPIVMAMLLALGFSPAATLAFVMAAGFIADTASLPLIVSNLVNIVSADFFDIGFNRYAAVMVPVNFVAVAATLIVLMLYFRKSIPARYDADQLKAPVAAIRDSSTFRAGWIVLLLLLVGFFGLEPLGVPVSAVAAAGAAILLLVAGRGHIISTRKVIREAPWQIVVFSLGMYLVVYGLRNAGLTQYLADLLSKFAEQGIWTATMGTGLVAAFLSSIMNNMPTVLVGALSIDASQASGVVKEAMIYANVIGSDLGPKVTPIGSLATLLWLHVLQRKGMTISWGYYFKVGIVLTLPVLLVTLAALAIRLG; encoded by the coding sequence ATGTTATTAGCTGCAATAGCGATCTTTGTTCTCACCCTAATACTGGTTATCTGGCAGCCCCGCGGCTTGGGAATAGGATGGAGCGCGAGCCTCGGCGCCGGCCTTGCTCTTCTCGCCGGTGTTGTCCAGATGAGCGATATTCCCGTCGTATGGAATATTGTGTGGAACGCCACGGCAACCTTCATCGCCGTGATCATCATCAGCCTGTTGCTGGATGAGGCGGGCTTCTTCGAGTGGGCAGCTCTGCACGTCGCACGTTGGGGGAAAGGCCATGGCCGTGCGCTGTTCGCACTGATCGTCCTTTTGGGAGCCGCAGTAGCTGCGCTGTTCGCGAACGACGGCGCGGCATTGATACTGACTCCCATCGTGATGGCCATGCTGTTGGCGTTGGGGTTCAGTCCGGCGGCTACCTTGGCGTTCGTCATGGCCGCAGGCTTCATCGCAGACACGGCAAGCCTGCCGCTGATCGTGTCCAACCTCGTCAACATTGTCTCTGCAGACTTCTTCGACATTGGGTTCAACCGCTATGCCGCTGTGATGGTGCCCGTCAACTTTGTTGCGGTCGCTGCCACTCTAATCGTCTTGATGCTCTATTTCCGCAAGAGCATTCCTGCACGCTATGACGCGGATCAGCTAAAGGCCCCCGTTGCGGCCATACGCGATTCGAGCACTTTTCGAGCAGGCTGGATCGTGCTCTTGCTGCTGTTGGTGGGGTTCTTTGGCCTGGAGCCGCTCGGAGTACCAGTCAGCGCTGTGGCAGCTGCGGGCGCGGCAATCTTGCTGCTTGTTGCCGGGCGCGGCCATATCATTAGCACGCGCAAGGTCATACGAGAGGCGCCTTGGCAGATCGTGGTCTTCTCTTTGGGGATGTACCTAGTCGTATATGGACTGCGCAACGCGGGCTTGACCCAATATCTCGCGGATTTGCTGAGCAAGTTTGCGGAGCAGGGGATCTGGACAGCCACGATGGGCACGGGACTAGTGGCGGCATTTTTGTCGTCAATCATGAACAACATGCCGACCGTGTTAGTGGGAGCCTTGTCGATTGACGCAAGCCAGGCCAGCGGTGTGGTCAAGGAAGCAATGATCTACGCCAATGTGATCGGCAGCGACTTGGGCCCAAAGGTCACTCCGATTGGCAGCTTGGCTACATTGCTCTGGCTGCACGTGCTTCAGCGTAAGGGAATGACGATCTCTTGGGGTTACTACTTCAAGGTTGGCATCGTGCTGACGCTCCCGGTGCTTTTGGTGACACTTGCCGCTTTGGCAATAAGGCTTGGCTAG
- a CDS encoding helix-turn-helix domain-containing protein has translation MQRTSAKTDDDHNLAAIGTAIRARRKHLELSQEGLALRSGIDRSHMGRIERGERNLTLLNLIRICAALDCKPSDLMAAADL, from the coding sequence ATGCAAAGAACTTCGGCAAAAACTGACGACGATCACAACCTCGCAGCCATTGGGACGGCGATCCGCGCCCGCAGGAAGCATCTTGAGCTTTCCCAGGAAGGGCTTGCGCTTCGATCAGGAATCGACCGCAGTCACATGGGTCGAATCGAGCGCGGCGAGAGAAACCTCACCCTCTTAAATCTGATTCGTATTTGCGCCGCACTGGACTGCAAGCCAAGCGATCTGATGGCTGCCGCGGATCTATAG
- the wecB gene encoding non-hydrolyzing UDP-N-acetylglucosamine 2-epimerase: MKVLSIFGTRPEAIKMAPLVTALQKEAGLQNVVCVTGQHREMLDQVMALFDLRADYDLGIMVPNQTLNGLYARLISRVDHVLEEEKPDYVLVHGDTSTASACALASFHRRIPIGHVEAGLRTGDLATPFPEEMNRRVVDAVGDWLFAPTAQSRENLLRENLSGRISVTGNTVIDALAMTCEKLRTDAALSQRLAQRYTWIDPERKLLLVTGHRRESFGDGFKNICAALAELARRDGLQIVYPVHLNPYVRGVVMTELAGLNNLHLIEPLDYLDFVWFMQRAHLILTDSGGVQEEAPYLGKPVLVMRDVTERPEAVQAGTVALVGTNREQIVRGVDRLLDDPQHYDTFCRRINPYGDGRASARIVAALCGRKVDEFDPAASVVAPRF, translated from the coding sequence ATGAAAGTACTTTCAATTTTTGGAACGCGCCCGGAAGCCATCAAGATGGCTCCCTTGGTAACCGCCCTACAGAAAGAAGCAGGCCTTCAAAACGTAGTTTGCGTGACCGGGCAACACCGCGAGATGCTGGATCAAGTCATGGCGCTGTTTGATCTGCGCGCAGACTACGACCTGGGCATCATGGTGCCCAACCAGACCCTCAACGGGCTGTACGCACGACTCATCAGTCGCGTTGACCATGTCCTGGAAGAAGAAAAGCCTGACTACGTCCTAGTTCACGGGGACACCAGCACGGCCTCGGCCTGCGCCTTGGCCTCGTTTCACCGGCGTATTCCCATCGGCCACGTGGAGGCAGGTTTGCGTACCGGCGACCTGGCCACGCCCTTTCCCGAAGAAATGAACCGCCGCGTCGTCGATGCCGTCGGCGACTGGCTTTTTGCCCCCACGGCCCAATCCCGTGAAAACCTGCTGCGCGAAAACCTGTCGGGCCGGATCTCCGTGACGGGCAATACGGTCATCGATGCCCTGGCGATGACCTGCGAAAAGCTGCGCACCGACGCCGCGTTGTCGCAACGCCTCGCGCAGCGCTACACCTGGATTGATCCCGAACGCAAACTACTGCTTGTGACCGGCCATCGCCGGGAGAGTTTTGGTGACGGCTTCAAGAACATCTGCGCTGCCCTAGCCGAGTTGGCCCGGCGGGATGGCCTGCAGATCGTATATCCCGTCCACCTGAACCCCTACGTGCGCGGGGTGGTCATGACCGAGCTGGCGGGATTGAACAATCTCCATTTGATAGAGCCGCTGGATTACCTGGATTTCGTGTGGTTCATGCAGCGCGCCCACCTGATCCTGACTGACTCTGGAGGCGTGCAGGAAGAGGCGCCCTACCTCGGAAAGCCCGTATTGGTCATGCGCGACGTGACCGAGCGCCCCGAAGCCGTGCAAGCCGGCACGGTTGCGTTGGTCGGCACGAATCGGGAGCAGATCGTGCGGGGAGTCGACCGCTTGCTCGACGATCCCCAGCACTACGACACGTTCTGCCGTCGCATCAATCCCTATGGCGATGGGCGAGCCAGTGCGCGCATCGTTGCCGCGCTTTGCGGCCGCAAGGTCGACGAGTTCGACCCCGCTGCGTCCGTCGTAGCGCCTCGCTTCTAA